AAACGAAAAGCGCTGAACAAGACTGCATTGGACCTTGATCAACAACCCACAATGCTTGTGTACGGTGGGTCAATCGTCCTGGCGAGTCTGCTGGTCTGGTTTCCGGGTAGGTGAATGCTACGGAACAAACCGAGCCCCGGCTGAAGCTTTGGGACAGTGACACATGCCTATTTGCCATTTATTGAACCAAGAGCTGTTCCAGACGCCCCAGACGGCTACGCACCTAGCCAAGTCTCATGCCCTTCGAGACGGCCAGTCATCCGCAATGCTACGGCACTGTCGGCCAACGAAACAGCATGGCTACAGCTCCGTGATAACAACACTATTTCGGCGCTGAAAGATGTCCTTAATCGAGCCGAAATTGGTGGCATCGACATTGACGCCTATATAAATGGTCTCgtggatgatggcgaggcctTGCCGCGAAtcggcatcgccatctccGGTGGTGGCTATCGGGCCCTGATGAACGGGGCCGGTGCCATCGCCGCGTTCGACAACCGGTCCACAAGCTCCACGGACAAGGGACAACTCGGTGGCATTCTCCAAGCTGCCACCTACCTTAGTGGACTGTCCGGAGGTAGTTGGGTTGTTGGAAGCCTCTATGTGCAGAACTTCACCACGGTCGagtccatcatctttgcACGGAGCGGTTTTCTTGACAGCCTTTGGCAATTTGATGAGTCCATCATTGAAGGTTTGTTGTACACAAGTCAGCCTAGGTGGTGTTTACTCACATCGACAAATCTAGGGCCAGCAGACATATCCGTAACGCGGTACTACCGCGAGCTGTATGATGATGTAAAGAGCAAGGAGGATGCAGGGTACAACACGACCATAACCGATTACTGGGGAAGAGCTTTGTCGTACCAACTCGTCAATGCCACTGATGGAGGGCCTGGTATGGTTGCCAGTCACCATCAGAACAGCAGCTAACAATGTCTAGCATACACTTTCTCGTCGATTGCAAATGACACCGAGTTCACCGAGGCGAAAGCGCCTATGCCACTCATTGTTGCAGTGGAGCGGACGTCAGGCCAGCTTCAAATAGCTGACAACTCTACCATCGTGGAGTTCAACCCATGGGAAATGGGGTCCTATGATCCATCACTTGGCGCTTTTGCCCCTCTCAAGTACATCGGATCTGACTTTGAGAACGGCACAATCAGACGCAATGGAGATTGCGTTGCCGGGGTGGATAACGCCGGGTTCGTCATGGGTACCTCCTCGTCACTGTTCAACCAGGCATTTCTGCAGATCGCCAAAGTCGAGAATGCTCCGGACTTCTTGATCAGGGCTCTCAACAATACGTTGGCAGATGTTGGCGAAGACAACCAGGACATTGCTAACTGGCCCAACCCGTTCTACAAGTACAATCCCACAAACAACTCCAACGCCGATAGCACCGTCCTCACCCTCGTAGACGGTGGCGAGGACCTCCAAAACATTCCTTTGCATCCATTGCTCTTATCGGAGCGCCAAGTTGACGTCATATTCGCCGTCGATGGTTCGGCCGACACAACAACTCACTGGCCAAACGGCACGGCACTCGTGGCAACGTACCAGAGGTCATCAGCCGGCGTTTCGACTCAGAACGACGAGTTTCCCAAAGTCCCAGATCAGAACACGTTTGTCAACCTCGGCTTGAACAAGCGCCCGACATTTTTCGGTTGCAATACAGGCACAGACTCGTCACCAGGGCCACTGATTGTCTATCTACCCAATGCGCCGTACACCTACCAGTCCAACTTCTCTACCTTTGATCTCGAATACAGTAACACGGAGCGGAACGAGATTATACGGAACGGATATAACGTCGCGACCATGGGGAATAGTACAGTCGACTCGAACTGGCCCGCCTGCGTAGGCTGCGCGATATTGGCTCGCAGCCTGGCGCGCACCAAGACCGATATGCCCTCCAAGTGCGTCGATTGCTTTTCGCGGTATTGTTGGAACGGCACGACGAATTCGACCAGGCCGAGCACGTACGAGCCGGAGCAAATTGTCGAAAGCGGAGCGCGCCGCCTGGAGCCGtacttggccatgatgggaaCTGCGGCCTTGATAATGTTTATGGCGTTTTGATTTGACCTGATTGAATGGTATATCAACGAAACAAGCACTGGCAACTAGCACAGCCGTTGCTTTATTGATGAAGACCGAAGTGATTCATATTGGACTATTCTGTTGGAAATCTCGTACCGATAGCTAATCTACaagctcttcttgctcttcctTCTACCCTTAGTCCCTTGACTTACCCCATGCTTTGCTGCTAAAGCGTGATGGGTGGCTTCAAGGAGTGTGCCAGCCATGTCTTGTCTGCTCATACCAGGAGACACGTTTTGTGGTATCTGAGCAGATTTAGTTCTCTCCAATGTTAGGGTTGAGGCACCTATGTGACTTTCAGTAACATCTCAGAGGCTGGGATGAGAACTTTTATTGTTATTGTTCacaatgatgacaagaagccatcagccatAACGGCAAAAAACACAGCCATAAATACATGACGGTATCAAAACCCAACACCGTATGAGAACTTTTATCTACAGAACCTGAGTCAAGATTCTGAGTCACTACTACGTTTTATCAAGGTTCGAGACCATTATCTCGGCTCTTACCTGGCGCAACCTCACTGGAATTGTGCTTGAGGAAACTACCGCTTGTGATGGGAGCTTCGTTCGATGACATGTCTTCCCACCAGCCCAACCCGCCCGACTCTCGGCTCTGTTACCTCGCAATACCACTCAGTAAAACAGCTATGAGCATGCTGCACAAAGAGCCCGGCTCTACTCAGGCTAGGACTCCACAGGCACTCGTCGAGGGTGGCTGAACAACCTCTACGGCCATTGCGCAAAATGTTCACTTGGACGTAACCAGTGAAAATGAGTGTCCAACGATGATCCCTATTGGATGTCTGCATGGGTAAGGCCGCACGGCCCTGCTCTTGGAGCTAGCAGAAAAAATGACTCAAGGACCGACTGAGTAGGTGGGCAAGCAGGGAATGCCAAAAAACAAAGGAAACCTCGTCAAGACATTTCAGCTCTCACTCTCTTCGCCTTAGCCACTACCTTTGCAGCTCAGCTCAAGTCACTGTGTATTGGAAATATTCTACATAAAGCGAGTTTTAGATGCCATtaatttttttcttttcttttgtaTAATTTCCTTTACTCTCAGAGCTACTCATAGGTTAGGTCGCTCATCTCGTGCTCACCCGCAAAGACCCCTTCACGGATGTCTTTATCTGGAAGGAGAAACACTGGGTCGAGAAAATTAAAGATTCCAACAGCGACAATCATAAGACAAGCATCCAAGCCGATAAAATAACCTTCATGGGTAATCAAATATCCCTCCCAACCCTGCGCGAGCTCAACTGTACGGTATATGCTTCTGATGAAAATCATGGCCAGGGAAACACAGACTGCCACCAGCAGCCAGGCATATGTCACTGGCAGGCTGTTGGGTGGTTCCAGTCCAGCCTTACCATATGAAAGGTAGGTTTTCTTTATGAACACCCTTCTCATGAAGTCTATAACCAAGCCGGTAAAGACAACCATAGCTGCCATCTGGAACACAATACCGGCAACCTATTGAACAACAGATCTGTTAGCTTTGTAGCTCAACACCAGTCGATCTAGATCTCATAGTGAAAAAAAACACTCACCATTATGTTAGTTCCCGTTTCCGTGTCCCCGTTGATCTTGTCAGCTTCGGTAGAAGCCAACGCTCCACCGATAGCCTGGATAACAAGCGCGACGATGTCAGCTGTCAGAAAGACAACGGCATACATTTTCGGCCCCAGAAGCGAAGAGCTGCGGCCCAGTCTGTTTATAAGAGTGCCAAGGATGACATAGAGCCCTGCTGTGAAGAAGGTTGGCGCGATAATGAGCGTAGTAATCTGCATGAGAAATGCATCGCCGTTATATGGGCATTTGCTCGACCAAGTACGGCCAGCCCAGCCTATCAACTCAGCTGCAAGAAGTCAGTCAGCAAACGAACGGGTTAAGAATAAGTTTGTGTTCTTCATACTCATAGCCCCAAGAGCGAAAGTCAGCGAAGTCCATCTTCGCACCCTTGCAAACTGAAAAACATGGGCGGAAGTGCTgagcaggaagaggatgCAGAATGCAATTCCGGCGCCAAAGGTGGGAACATAGCCGTAAGACGTGTCGTATCCCGCAATCAGATCATGGCAGCCTTTCTTGAGGACGTCCGCTTGTTGCTGGGTGAGCTGCATGGATCTTCCTGTTGTGGTGGTCATGTTTCAGAGGTGAGGTTCAAGCTCTAAGCTCAGCGCGTGTGATCAAAGTATAGGAGCAAGCCCGAAGCTGAAGCAGGCGTTTGACAAGATATATGGAGCACATCTGTCAGGCGTTTAACAACTCGTCCGAATTTCCGGGTCAAGTTGTCCATGCCCGTGGGCCGCAGTGGAGCTAaagttggagttgaggctcATGGCGGCTGACGATTGGAGGAAGCCACCGAAAAGTTAGTGCGGCCGGCTGGTTGTGACAAGATTGTCGGAGTTGTTTTCACTTCCGAAAACGCCGCCTTGAGTCTTGACCTCGCAGGCTGACGCGTTCAAGTAAACGCATCATCCGGTCATCCCGGCTCACGCCTCAACTTTTGATGCCCTGGCAAACCAGGGCACGCAAACCATTTAGTAAACATTGAGGGAAAGCATGGCTGTGAGAAGGCATCGAGTAGTGAACCGCTGAGTGGTACCATTGATTGCATCATGTCTCGTAAATCTGACACGTGAGAAGCGAGGCGGCATCTCCAAGATGGCGACATGATAATGCTTCTGGGTAATAAGATGCATTCACGAGGAGATCAGGATCATGCGTACTTCTCGAGCATTTCTAAATTTAGGCGTAGCCTTGTGTGGCTGCTGCCCTGGTTTCCGGCTGTTTCGCATGAGTGCTTACATAGTAGCGGTCGATCTTGATGGATCGCGAAGGATGCTGGGTCTTGGCGATCTTAGATTACGGTTCAGGCGTGATCCCTCCGTGATTGGAGGAACTTGATCGGTGCAATGTTTCGTGATGAGACCGTGGTCAAAAGGCACGACTCATCTCCCGCTTACTCAGGAACCGGGGTCCCGCGGACTGCCGAACAGACGTCCGCGGACTGCCGAACCGAGACTCATATAAAAAGGTTTCAAAGTTTCGACAATCTGGTATAGGCGCTGATTTTACTAATTGGGAGTACAAAAGGTCATCTTCGTCAATTAATGCGGCATTTCCAAGGCCAGCTCACTAATAAAAAAGTGACATTCTAGCAGTGATTCTGTAGACATAAGGTTGGCAATGGTTATTATATGCTTTATTTTAGCTAATAGGAATATGAAATCTAGAACTTGAATCTATTCAGGGTTTAATAAAGGGAAGAGGGTGGGCCAACGTAATAATCAAACAAACGAAGAAGTGCTTGAGTCAGGCTCACCCTGCATTGGGATCAAGGGGGACTGTGACGTGCGCTGGCGGCGTCGAAAGCGGACCAGCCTCCAAAGCCGTGTTGTTTCGCCCTCAGCCCTCCGAACCAAGAACCACTGAGCGGTCATCATAACCACAGCGCTATTCCAGATGAAGACGACTGTCATGCCCAGTGAGAATGACCATTGCATCGATAGCTGGACGGCGCAAAGGCCCATGAAGGCGAGATCGTCAAACCCATCAGATAAAGCAAATCCCGAAATGATGAGGATTATTTGACAGATAGCCATGTCGAAGTAATGGATGTTCTGACGCCACCAAGTTCCGCGTGCAGTCCGGCTCATCTGTGAGTTGAAGTAGACTTGGATGTAAtgtatgatgatgatgaaggatgcCAGCACGCTGGTAACAATGCCGATGATCTGTTTCGCGACGAGTTAGCTATTGGCCTTTGATTGGACAAGGAAAACAAGAAACACACGCCATGTTCAGTCCTAAAATGATCAGATGTGCCCATGGCTAATATTCCGGTGGTAAGGCCAGCAATCAGGAGCGGGCAAAAGCCAAATCCTTGTAGTATTGTTTCCCATCTCTTGACTTTATGCTTCGCGACTGGATTGTTGATGAGATCGCATAGAACGGTAACAGACTGGAGCAACAGGATAATTGGATACACTAGGAAAAAACCAGCGGCCATCGTAAAAACTGCGATACTTGTTAACTCTGGACAACTCAACTATTGTTCCTTCTTTTCAAGACTCACTGTGCGCAAAAGTGAGCCACATGTACGTCGACTTATGTATTCCATTAACGATGAAGTGCCGTGTTAAAAGCTCGATGGAGTAATCATTGCCAAAGCTGGATACGTTGTAAAGACCACTTTCAATCGTCGGGTTCCATCCCGGAGACTCTGAGATGTTGGCTCGAAGCATCTCGTACAAACCCTTGGTCCCAGCCTGGTGCCAGCAAGTTTCCCGATGGTGGAGGGCATCGATTTCATGCTTAAGAAAGCCTTCCACGTAATCCCTACTGAGGACATCACCCATATCCTGCAGCAGTGACTCCCATGATGAGTTCATTGATTGACTCATATCCAGGCGCGTTGGTAAAAGCTTTTTCGTGTATGTTGACACAGATGCTTGCTTCAGCGGAACTCGATGGATGAAGTGTAGGTGGCAAGGTACAGGCTCTGCTTTCGGCTATGATCCAAGGCGTCTGTGGCGCCAGGGGTCAGTGTATGGCGATATTGGTGGCGAGCAATGGTCTGCGAGATGCtacaagagaaaaaaaagtgaTGTCAACGAACTAACGAAAACGCATGATCTAGGTAAAAAGAGGATTTAAGGAGCTCTTTGGTTTTTGCACAGCCCTAAGATCTCTCGGATCTTTACCTTTACAGTGCGTCACACAGCTGAAACCGCCGAGACCCCGACCTGCAGAAGTTCCTGCAAGTTCACCGTCGACAGGGGTGGGCGCAAGGCAGCCCCTGGTTGTTTGAAGCCACGGAGTCGGAGTTTAAGCGTTTGCAACTGCCGAACTCACAAAACCACATTACGTACATCAGCGGCAGCGAAGCAGGATATCTGGCGTCCGCAGGACATCGGACGTCCGCAGGAGGCAATCTCATCCTGGCTGACGGACGCCATCGCGTAGAGCATG
This genomic interval from Fusarium keratoplasticum isolate Fu6.1 chromosome 9, whole genome shotgun sequence contains the following:
- a CDS encoding Lysophospholipase → MLVYGGSIVLASLLVWFPVTHAYLPFIEPRAVPDAPDGYAPSQVSCPSRRPVIRNATALSANETAWLQLRDNNTISALKDVLNRAEIGGIDIDAYINGLVDDGEALPRIGIAISGGGYRALMNGAGAIAAFDNRSTSSTDKGQLGGILQAATYLSGLSGGSWVVGSLYVQNFTTVESIIFARSGFLDSLWQFDESIIEGPADISVTRYYRELYDDVKSKEDAGYNTTITDYWGRALSYQLVNATDGGPAYTFSSIANDTEFTEAKAPMPLIVAVERTSGQLQIADNSTIVEFNPWEMGSYDPSLGAFAPLKYIGSDFENGTIRRNGDCVAGVDNAGFVMGTSSSLFNQAFLQIAKVENAPDFLIRALNNTLADVGEDNQDIANWPNPFYKYNPTNNSNADSTVLTLVDGGEDLQNIPLHPLLLSERQVDVIFAVDGSADTTTHWPNGTALVATYQRSSAGVSTQNDEFPKVPDQNTFVNLGLNKRPTFFGCNTGTDSSPGPLIVYLPNAPYTYQSNFSTFDLEYSNTERNEIIRNGYNVATMGNSTVDSNWPACVGCAILARSLARTKTDMPSKCVDCFSRYCWNGTTNSTRPSTYEPEQIVESGARRLEPYLAMMGTAALIMFMAF